DNA from Hwangdonia lutea:
AACACCAAAGCGAACAATGTAATTCGATTTAGTGTATAGTCCATCAAATAATAACTCAACAAGGTTAAAGCAAACGTAATTGGAACGGATAAAAACACCACCAATCCACCGCGCCACCCCATGGCCAACATTACCACAATAGTAACCGCAATGATAGAACCTATAAGGTGCAACAACAATTCGGATACTTTCTGAGAAGCTGTTTCACCGTAATTCCTAGTAATTTCAACATGGACATCATCTGGAATTAAAGTCGTACGTAAATGGGCCACTTTATCGATAATCACTTCTGCAATTTTCATGGCATCGGCACCTTTTCGTTTGGCAACTGAAATGGTAACTGCCGGATATTCCGATTTATAGTCCGAAGATTTTACACTTCCTTTTCCAAAGCCTAAACTCACATAATTTTGTGGTACTTCTGGGCCATCAATAATTTCGGCAATTTGTTTTAAATAAATGGGTTGATTTTGTTGTACGCCAACTACAAGGTTTTCAACATCTGTTACCGTTTCTAAAAACTTACCTGTATTTACAAGGAATTCAGTGTCATTCTTATCAAAACTCCCAGCGTTTAATTGGCTGTTATTTGCTTGAATCATTTCAGAAACCGACAAGAAATCCAATCCGCTAGCGGCGAGTTTGTTTTTATCTAAAACCACCCGTAATTGACGCTCACGACCACCAATTTTATGGGTAATGGCAACATCATTCACCTTTTTAATTTCGGCTTCCAGCTCCTGTGCCATTTGACTTAATTGGAAATCGTCGTAATTTTCACTCCACAAGGTTAAACCCAGCATTGGTACATCGTCAATAGCCCGTGTTTTCACCAATGGCATGGTTACACCTGCTGGCATTTTATCCATGTGTTTGTTAATTTCGTTGTAAAGCTTAACAAAAGAACGCTCAATATCTTCGCCAACATAAAACTGAACGATGACCATACCTTGCTCTTTCATCGATGTAGAATACACATATTCCACACCTTTAATATTCGAAATTAATTGCTCCAACGGTTTAATGACGCGCGACTCTACTTCCGTAGGGCTTGCACCTGGGTAACCCACAAAAATATCGGCCATGGGCACATCAATTTGTGGCTCTTCCTCACGAGGAATTAAAAATGAACTATACACGCCAACCACCATAAACACAATCATTAACAACACGGTTAACTTAGATTGCATAAAGATTTTGGCTATTTTTCCTGCGATACCTTCTTTCATTTCTTATTTTTATTTTGGCGTTACTTTTTACTCATACCTGTCAGGTTTTTAAAACCTTACAGGGGTCGTAAAAAGTCAGGCTATCCGTTACAATCTTTTTTTGCCATATATGGCAGCAAAAAAAGGATTTCCACTTCTATCCTTAACGCGATACATCATGTTTATTATTTCTAATTAATACCTACAAGGTTTAGATACCAAATCTAGTTTGGCACAAGCCTTACAGGATACTGTAAACTGCGACTGTGACTGCCTACTGAAGACTTACTTTTGCTCCATTATAAAGCTTTCCTTCAGCCGAAACGATGTAAGTTTCATCTGCACGTAAGCCCGATAATACTTCCACTTGGTTTCCATAAGTTCTGCCCAAACGCAACCAGCGTAACAATGCCGTATTGCTTTGGCTTACTGTATAAACTCCAGATAATTGTCCGTTTGTAACAATGGCTTCTTTCGGAATTAAAACCATTGCTGATTTTGCTTTTCGTTCTATGGGAAACTGAACGGTTGTAAACATTCCTGTCAAAATATTAGCATCCGTTTTATCTAAATCTATTTTTACCAAATATTGTCCGCCTGTATTTTTGGCTGAGGTGCTGACTTCAGTCACTTTTCCTTTTATGGTTTGGTGGATAGCTTTTACCAACACATCCACGGTAATTCCGGTTTCAATTTGAGCAATTTCCGTTTCAGGAACCATGGCCATCACCTCGAAATTTCCTGGTGTTTCCATACTAATTAAAGGCACTCCAGGGTTCGCCATATTACCTGCTTCCACATTTTTGCTGGTTATAGTTCCGCTAAAAGGGGCTGTAATATTGCTGTATGCAAATTGTGCGTTGATTTCGTTTTTCATTTGCTTTGCAGATTCTAATCGCGCTTTTGCCATTTCAAAATTGGCAGTCATATCATCCATTTCTTTTTGTGATGCGCTATTTTCTTCAAACAAATTTTTAAAACGGATATAATCTTTTTGTGCATTATTAAAAGCAACCGTAGCTTCGGTAATTCCTGATTTTACTTGGGCTCTCTTAGCTTGTAAATCGGCATTATTAATAGAAACCAATAATTGACCTTTGCGCACTTTATCACCAACATTTACATGGACTTTGTCCACATAGCCCATCAGTCGTGTACTTAGATCTGCGCTGTTTACAGCCTGAATTTTTCCGCTGACGGATAAAAATGGACTGTTATTATTTGTTTCCACCTGACTTGTTTTTACAGCAATTGCAGGTGAGTTATCTGCTACTGCTTTTTTGTCTTCGTTACCACAACTCGCCAATAATAGCGCTACAGAAAATGTTAGGATTGTATATGTTTTTTTCATCGTTATTATTTTTTTATTTAAGACACTTCTACTGTGCTCGACCAGACAAGGTTCTGTCTCCCTGAGCGCAGGCGAGAGGTATTATTCTTTGGTTAAAAATTGTAAATACGCTTGTGCGTAATTGTATTCAAATATGGTTTGATAATATTCTAATTGTTTTTGTGCGTATTGGGTTTCTGCTAGTAATAAATCGGATGTTTTTTCTAATCCTTCTTTAAACCTGTTGGTTCTAATTCTTAAAGATTCTTCCGATTGCTCTAAAGCCAATGTGTTTAATTTCAATTTGTTTTCAGCATCTAAAAAAGCACGTTTTGCTTTGTTTAATTCCAAATTGCTTTGCGATACATATTGCTTATATTCTAATTTAGATTGCTCTAATTCCGATTTGCTTTTTTGAGCTTTCCCAAAACGTTTAGATCCTTGAAAAATATTCCAACTTAGTTGTGCTCCAAATAAATACCCGTTGGCATCACCTTGAAAGATTTGGTCGTCGTACAACTCGTAACTTCCAAAGGCATTTAAAGTTGGTAAAAAAGCCATTTTATCTGCTTTATTCATCGCTTCAAAAGCATTGCTAGCCAATTTCAAAGCTTTAATATCTGATCGATTCTCGGAAACTGTTCTATTTTCCAACGTAAAGGTTTCCATAGTTAATTCATCTGTTGGAGTGTAAAGCACAAAGGCATCATCATTCATTAAAAAAGACAAATAATTGGAGGCGTTTTGCACGTTACTCTTTGCAGATTGTAATTGATTTTGAACTTCGGTTACCCGAACTTCCACATTCAACACATCGGCACGTTGCAAATAGCCTTGTTTAAAGCTGTTTTCTGCTAAATTTTTGTTGGCATTTGCTGCATCCAGGGCTTTTTCTAAAACCGTAACTGCTTTATAAGCCAATTGCAATTGCATGTATGCTTTTTCAACTTCAAACGCTAAATAGTCTTGTGTACGCTCTGTTTTTAACAACATGGCATCCATTTTAGACTTAGCCGCCTTACGTTTATATATGCCATCTAAATTGATTAATGGCTGCTGAATTTCAAGTTTTGTAGCGTAGTTTTCAATCTGCGAAGGGTTATTTAAAAGCGCAGGATTAAAATCATTTTGCGTTAAAATTTCCTGATTCAATTTTGAACCAAAAGCCATTAACGGATTTGTAGTAGCCATTGCTGTATGAATTAGGGTAATATTTGGCAAAAACACCGCATTGGTCTGTCTGTAATCTGCTCTAGCTTGTTTAAATTCTTCTTCAGAAATCTTAATGCTCGAGTTGTTTTCAGACACTTTAACAAAGACTTCATTTTTAGAAACAGGTATTATTTCTTGTGCTTGCATGGAAACACCGAAAAACAAAAAAGTAAGCATTAAAACGAATGTTGTTTTCATTGTCATTTTATTTGATACTGCAAAAATAGGCCTAAGAAAACAGATGGTCAGTAACAAAGGTTACCTTCAGAAATGAAATGCTTGAATCCGGAAAAAATATTGAAGGTGAATTAGCTAAAAAACCGCTTTTATTATGTCGTTTTCTTATAACTCCAAACGGCTAATCCGTTCATAATTAAAGCATAAAGCAATGTTTTTAGAAGCTGTGGAAGTATATCCATAAACCCGGAACCTTTAAGCATTACCATGCGCATCACTTCTACAAAGTATTTAATAGGATTGAATTCCGTAATAATTTGAGCCCATTTTGGCATGCTTTCAATGGGCGTGAACAAGCCGCTCATTAAAATAAAAATCACGGTAAAAAACCAAGCGATAAACATAGCCTGTTGTTGTGTTTCAGTAAAGTTTGAAATGAATAAGCCTATACCCAAAACCACCAAAATATAAATAGACGTATAAACATACATAAGTGGTAAGCTGCCAACCATTGGCACATCAAAAATAAGTTTGGCAATAATTAAACCTATGGTTAATAAACCCATCCCTAAAACCCAAAACGGAAAGAGTTTTCCAATAATAAATTGACTTTTCTTAATTGGCGTGACGTTGATTTGCTCTAAAGTACCGATTTCTTTTTCCCTAACGATATTCATGCCTGACAAAAACAACGTAATCATAGTGACCAGTAAAACCAATATGCCTGGAACCATAAAGGTTTTATAGTTTAGGGTTTCGTTGTACCAAAACAATGGGATGGTTTCAATTGTTATTGGCTGAACTTGCTTATCTGAAATTTGAAATAAATCAACCTTTAAGTGTTGATTAAAACGCTGAATGATTTGAGAAACATAAACATTCATTACGCCAGCTGCTGCACCATCAATAGCATTAATGGTAACACCTAAAGTGTTGTGTTTTTCTTTTTGTAAATCGCGTTCAAAATACAGCGGAATTTCTAAAACCACATCAACTTCACCTTTAAGCATGGCTGAATTTGCAATGGCTTCCGAAGGAAAATCGGTTAAGACATCAAAATACGTTGAGGCGTTGAATCTTTCAACCAACGCCCTTGATGTGGACGTATGGTCGTTATCATTATAACCGAATTTGATATTCTTGACCTCAAAAGTGGCAGCATTGGATAAGATAACGAGTTGGAGTAGTGGCAACACAAAAATAATAGGAAGCATTCCTTTATTTCTAAAGATTTGCTTAAACTCTTTTTGTATGATGTATAGGATTGTTTTCATATAACTTCCTGCCTTTTGACTCCGCTCAAAATAAACTTCAGTAGGAATCTCTTTATTAAATTAACTTTTTTGTTTTTTTGCCACGAATACACGAACATTTTTCTTTTACTTCTTTTTTTGACTGCCTACTGCTGACTGAAAACTGTTTACTTTTTTACTCCAATCGTATTTTATATTTCTTCACACTTACTGCAATAAAAAACACCGTCATTCCTAATAAAATCAAGGTTTCTTTCCATATAAATTGTATGCCAACACCTTTTAGCATAATGCCTTTAATGATGATGATAAACCACTTAGCTGGAATTATATTACTGATGATTTGTAATGGTATTGGCATGCTTGAAATAGGAAAAATAAAGCCGGATAACAGTATCACAGGAAGCATCAATCCCATCAATGAAATCATCATCGCTGTTTGCTGTGTGGCCGCAATGGTTGAGATCAAAATCCCTAAAGCTAATGCAGAAATGATAAACAAAATACTCTCCAATGCCAACAAAAATAAGCTTCCTTGAACTGGCATTTTGAAAATAAAAATACTTAACATCACAATCACAATAGCATTGATAATCGATAGGAAAATATAAGGAAACACTTTGCCAATAATCACCTGAAAAGGTTTTAGAGGCGACACTAAAAGTATTTCCATGGTGCCCAATTCCTTTTCTCGTGTGATGGAAATTGAGGTCATCATAGCCGAAACCAACATTAAAATAATGGTCATCACGCCAGGAACAAACATATAGACGCTTTTTAGTTCAGGATTATAGACCATGCGTGTTTCTGGAACGATTTGATAAACAATAACGATGTCTTTATTTAAATCTTTTTGGTAGTGTTGAAGGATGGCGTTGACGTAATTACTAATGGTGTTTGCTGTGTTTGGATCTGTAGCGTCCGTTATGATTTGAATAGTTGCTTTGTGTTCTTTAATGAGGTTTTTGCTGAAATCCTTTTCGAAATTTAAAACCGCTTTAACATGGCCTTTTTGAAACACCGATTCAATGTCTGATTCTTTTTCAATAATTTGTTTAATACTGAAATATTTTGAAGCTGAAATTTTATTGATAATTTCTTTGGTTGTTGCGTCTTTGGAATGATCCAGAATGGCAATGTCCACATTGTTGATTTCATTGGTGATGGCGAATCCGAAAAGTAAAATTTGGGCA
Protein-coding regions in this window:
- a CDS encoding efflux RND transporter periplasmic adaptor subunit, which translates into the protein MKKTYTILTFSVALLLASCGNEDKKAVADNSPAIAVKTSQVETNNNSPFLSVSGKIQAVNSADLSTRLMGYVDKVHVNVGDKVRKGQLLVSINNADLQAKRAQVKSGITEATVAFNNAQKDYIRFKNLFEENSASQKEMDDMTANFEMAKARLESAKQMKNEINAQFAYSNITAPFSGTITSKNVEAGNMANPGVPLISMETPGNFEVMAMVPETEIAQIETGITVDVLVKAIHQTIKGKVTEVSTSAKNTGGQYLVKIDLDKTDANILTGMFTTVQFPIERKAKSAMVLIPKEAIVTNGQLSGVYTVSQSNTALLRWLRLGRTYGNQVEVLSGLRADETYIVSAEGKLYNGAKVSLQ
- a CDS encoding TolC family protein gives rise to the protein MKTTFVLMLTFLFFGVSMQAQEIIPVSKNEVFVKVSENNSSIKISEEEFKQARADYRQTNAVFLPNITLIHTAMATTNPLMAFGSKLNQEILTQNDFNPALLNNPSQIENYATKLEIQQPLINLDGIYKRKAAKSKMDAMLLKTERTQDYLAFEVEKAYMQLQLAYKAVTVLEKALDAANANKNLAENSFKQGYLQRADVLNVEVRVTEVQNQLQSAKSNVQNASNYLSFLMNDDAFVLYTPTDELTMETFTLENRTVSENRSDIKALKLASNAFEAMNKADKMAFLPTLNAFGSYELYDDQIFQGDANGYLFGAQLSWNIFQGSKRFGKAQKSKSELEQSKLEYKQYVSQSNLELNKAKRAFLDAENKLKLNTLALEQSEESLRIRTNRFKEGLEKTSDLLLAETQYAQKQLEYYQTIFEYNYAQAYLQFLTKE
- a CDS encoding ABC transporter permease codes for the protein MKTILYIIQKEFKQIFRNKGMLPIIFVLPLLQLVILSNAATFEVKNIKFGYNDNDHTSTSRALVERFNASTYFDVLTDFPSEAIANSAMLKGEVDVVLEIPLYFERDLQKEKHNTLGVTINAIDGAAAGVMNVYVSQIIQRFNQHLKVDLFQISDKQVQPITIETIPLFWYNETLNYKTFMVPGILVLLVTMITLFLSGMNIVREKEIGTLEQINVTPIKKSQFIIGKLFPFWVLGMGLLTIGLIIAKLIFDVPMVGSLPLMYVYTSIYILVVLGIGLFISNFTETQQQAMFIAWFFTVIFILMSGLFTPIESMPKWAQIITEFNPIKYFVEVMRMVMLKGSGFMDILPQLLKTLLYALIMNGLAVWSYKKTT
- a CDS encoding ABC transporter permease: MKRFIGFIKKEFYHIFRDRRSLFILFGMPIAQILLFGFAITNEINNVDIAILDHSKDATTKEIINKISASKYFSIKQIIEKESDIESVFQKGHVKAVLNFEKDFSKNLIKEHKATIQIITDATDPNTANTISNYVNAILQHYQKDLNKDIVIVYQIVPETRMVYNPELKSVYMFVPGVMTIILMLVSAMMTSISITREKELGTMEILLVSPLKPFQVIIGKVFPYIFLSIINAIVIVMLSIFIFKMPVQGSLFLLALESILFIISALALGILISTIAATQQTAMMISLMGLMLPVILLSGFIFPISSMPIPLQIISNIIPAKWFIIIIKGIMLKGVGIQFIWKETLILLGMTVFFIAVSVKKYKIRLE